The window CTCTTCGAGAACCGCAATAGCGCTCGAAGAAAACTCGAAAACCGCGCGCAATTGGGTATCCCGCTCTTCCAATACGCGCCGCGTCTGGTTGAGGCGGAAAGAGAGGTAGAGCAGCATGCAGCCAGATACCACAAAGCCAGCCGCCGCCGAGAGTACGTTCGGTAGCGGTGCGATGGGTTGCCCACCATCCTCCCGTAACAAGACATCGAAGGAAAAATACAGCCAGCCAGTGACGGAGATGAAGAATGACAGCACGAGCAGGCTAAATATCCAATGTGCAGAAGGGTGCTCGTCCTTGGCGTGTAGAATCAACGTGACCTCGTCATCTAGATGGTACGACACCTAAACCTGCCGCTGACAGCTCAGCCACACGTCAGAGACAAAAATGGCCGGCGAATCGCCGGCCATAAAGCAAAGAAACTACGCCTCGCCCGGATTACTGCAGCTTAGCAGCTACCCAGGACTGCACCGAGGCCAAAGCCTCGGCCAGCTTGCCGGGGTCGGTCCCCCCGGCCTGTGCCATATCTGGCCGCCCACCGCCCTTGCCACCAACTTGCTGAGCGACAAAATTAACCAGCTCACCCGCCTTGACCTTGGCGGTCGCATTGGCGGTTACCCCGGCAACCAGACTCACCTTTCCGTCCGCAACGGATGCCAGCACCACCGCGGCACTGCCGAGCTTGCCCTTCAGCTTATCCAAGGTTTCGCGCAGAGAGGTGCTGTCCGCGCCCTCCAGCTCGGCCGCCAGCACCTTCACGCCGGTAATTTCTACCGCCGACTCCAGCAGCTCATCACCCTGGCTTGCGGCCAGCTTGGCCTTCAAGCGATTCAGTTCTTTTTCCAGCACCTTGCAGCTATCCTGAATCTGGACGATCTTGCCGATCACTTCGCCAGATTGCGCCTTGAGCAGACCGGCAGCCTCTTTGAGCAAGGCCTCCTGTGCCTGCACATAGGCAAGCGCGCCCTCTCCGGTAACGGCCTCGATACGGCGAACGCCGGCGGCCACACCACCTTCAGCCACGATCTTGAAGAAGCCGATATCGCCGGTACGGTGGACATGTGTGCCACCACAGAGCTCGGTGGAGAACTGGCCCATTTTCAAGACACGGACTTCATCGCCGTATTTCTCGCCAAACAACGCCATGGCGCCGGCGCGGATGGCATCGTCGTATGGCATGACGCTTGCGGTTACCTCATAGTTCGCGGCTGCGACATGGTTTACCACCTGCTCGATTCTGGAAATTTCCTCAGCCGTAACGGGTTGCGGGTGAGCAAAGTCGAAACGCGTGCGCTCATGGTTCACCAACGAGCCCTTTTGCGAAACGTGCTTGCCCAACACCTCGCGCAACGCCGCATGCAGCAAGTGGGTAGCCGAATGGTTACGCGCAGTCGCCTGGCGTTTGTGCAAATCGATGGTGGCCTGAACGCGGTCACCAACCTTGAGCACACCACGACTCACACACCCCATGTGGCCAAATACTGCGGCCTTGAGCTTTTGTGTGTCGCTTACATCGAACAGCGCGTCCAGGCCGCCGTTAGCGGAAATCTCCCCGGCATCGCCAACCTGACCGCCACCTTCGGCGTAAAAGGCTGTGTTGTCCAGAACAACCACACCCTCGTCACCCGCATGCAACGACGAAACCGCCTCGTTACCCTTGTACAGTGCCAGCACCTTTGCGTCGACGCTGGCGCGAAGGTAGCCCTCGAAACACGTCTCGGCGCCATCGTAGTCGACGGCTCCCGTCATCTTGAAGGTAGACGCCGCTCGGGCCCGCTCTCGCTGGGCCTCCATCTCACGCTCGAACTCAGCCATGTCGACGGCCACTTGTCGCTCACGACAAATATCGTTGGTCAGATCGACAGGGAAGCCGAAGGTATCATAGAGCTTGAATGCCACCTCACCGGGCAACTCAGCCTGACCATCGGCCAGCGCGGCTTCCAGCAAGGCCATGCCGTTATCGAGCGTTTTGGCAAACTGCTCCTCTTCGGCCTTCAGGGCTGCCATCACGCGCCCCTGGTTCTCCTTGAGTTCTGGGTAGGCATCACCCATCAGCTCAGTCAGCGTCGGGACCAGCTTGTGGAAGAACAGGCCTTTTTGTCCAAGCTTGTATCCGTGCCGGATGGCCCTGCGAATGATTCGGCGCAGCACGTAGCCGCGGCCGTCGTTTGCAGGCAATACCCCATCAGCGATCAGGAAAGAGCAGGCACGAATATGGTCCGCAATCACCTTGAGGGAAGGACTATTCCGATCCGCCGCGCCAGTTGCAGACTGCGCCGCATCGATCAAGGTCTGGAACAGGTCGATTTCGTAATTGGAATGAACATGCTGCAATACCGCCGAAATTCGCTCCAACCCCATACCCGTATCAACAGAAGGCTTTGGCAGCGGATGCAGCGTACCGCTTTCGTCGCGGTTGAACTGCATGAAGACGTTATTCCAGATCTCGATATAACGATCCCCATCCTCCTCGGGGGAGCCGGGCGGCCCACCCCAGATGTCGGCGCCGTGATCGTAGAAAATCTCGGTACATGGGCCACACGGGCCGGTGTCGCCCATGGTCCAGAAATTGTCGGACGCATATGGCGCGCCCTTGTTGTCGCCGATGCGAATCATGCGCTCAGCAGGGATGCCGACTTCCTTGTGCCAAATATCGTAGGCTTCGTCATCGGTCGCGTAGACGGTCACCCATAGCTTCTCTTTCGGAAGGTTGAGCCATTCGGGAGATGTCAGGAACTCCCAGGCATACTTGATGGCGTCATGCTTGAAATAGTCACCGAAGCTGAAATTGCCCAGCATTTCGAAAAATGTGTGATGCCGGGCCGTATAGCCAACGTTTTCCAGGTCATTGTGCTTACCGCCGGCGCGCACACATTTCTGGGAGGTAGCCGCCCGGGAATAGGCGCGCTTATCAAACCCCAGGAAGACATCCTTGAACTGATTCATCCCTGCGTTGGTGAAAAGCAGCGTCGGGTCATTGCCCGGCACCAAGCTACTGGATGCGACCACCTGGTGGCCTTTTGAGGCGAAAAAGTCGAGGAACTTCTGGCGAATATCGGCGGCTATCATTCGGTAAACCTTGATCTATTCCTAAAATGCTTATTGAACGCTTGATGTCGTCAATGCCTCGTCTGCCGTATCGGGTACAACGGTTGCGGCGCCGTACTCGAAAGCGACTACTTTCGAGTCATTCAGCCCACACCGCACACTAAGCGGCTGCCATGCGCCAGATTTACTCCGGCGCTTGGCGAGTACATTGAAACTGACGACGGATGCCACCACACGCGGCTTGGCATCGCTGAATTTCTTCCCCCATGGCTCAACGATCGCGCCCAGATAGCTTGGCTGCCGGTGTTGAAGTGGATCTCGCAGATCGAGCTGCTGAAAATTGAGGCTCTTGGCGACAATTTCCTCCGCTGCCACAAGGCACTGCGCCACACCGGGCTGGATACCGTCAAGCCTGCCATAGGCTTCGACACGCTGTGGCAAGGTAGCAGCGCATGTTACCTCAGCACAGGACAAAAAGGCTAAAACCGAAACAAATCGCCATCGAATCAATCGCAATCCCCCACACTTCTCAGCACACGGCGAATCAACTCATAGTCAAACCCACGGGACAGCAAAAATCTGATTTGGCGGACCCGCTCTTTTTCATCCACGGCCTTTCGGCCAAATTTTTTCTGCCACAGCGCATGTGCCGTGTCGAAATCACCCGATGCCACTGCAGCTAATTCCTCGGAAATCAACTCAGGCGGGGCACCTTTTTGTTTCAGTTCCTGCTGAATGCGGCGGCTCCCCATCCTGCCGGCCCGACTACGTATCAATTGCTCGGCAAAACGCTCATCTGACAGCCAGTTACTGGATGTCAATTCGTCGAGTAATGCCCCCACCGCCGCTCGGTCGTTACTCACACCCAACAGCTTCTGCTCAAGCTCGAGTCGGGAGTGCTCCCGTCTGGCAAGCAGACGCAAAGCACGCTCCCGCAATGCTTTGGCCAGGCTATCAGAAGGCAGGCTCATCCTCGGTATCGCCAGATTCCTGGTAGTTGGCGGCTGCCACGTTAATACCCGCTGCGTCACGCACCTTCGCCTCGATTTCACGGGCAATCGCGGAGTTTTCCTTCAGGTATTCGCGCGAGTTATCCTTGCCCTGGCCAATTTTCTGGCCATTGTAGGAATACCATGCACCCGACTTCTCGACGATCTTGTGCTGGACACCCAGCTCGATGATCTCTCCTTCCCGCGAAATCCCTTCACCGTAGAGAATGTCGAACAACGCCTCTTTGAACGGCGGGGACACCTTGTTCTTGACGACCTTGACGCGCGTTTCGTTGCCAACGACCTCTTCGCCCTTCTTGATCCCGCCGATGCGGCGAATATCCAGGCGGACCGATGCGTAGAATTTCAGCGCATTCCCGCCAGTCGTGGTCTCAGGGTTGCCGAACATAACGCCGATTTTCATGCGAATCTGGTTGATGAAGATCACCAGCGTATTGGTTCGCTTGATATTGCCGGTCAGCTTGCGCAAGGCCTGGGACATCAAGCGTGCTTGCAAGCCGACATGGCTGTCGCCCATCTCGCCCTCGATTTCAGCCTTGGGCGTCAGCGCGGCCACCGAGTCGACAACGATGATGTCCACACCGCCGGAACGAACCAGCATGTCTGCAATTTCAAGCGCCTGCTCACCAGTGTCGGGTTGGGAAATCAGCATTTCCGGCACGTTGACACCAAGCTTGGTGGCATAGGCCGGATCCAGCGCATTTTCCGCATCGATATAGGCCGCGATACCCCCGAGCTTTTGAACCTCGGCAACGACTTGCAGGCAAAGCGTGGTCTTACCGCTCGACTCTGGGCCATAGATTTCGACGATCCGCCCGCGTGGCAAACCGCCGACCCCGAGCGCCAGATCAAGTCCAAGCGACCCAGTGGAAACAACCTGCAGGCCGTTTTCAATCTGGTTCTCGCCCATCTTCATGATGGAGCCTTTGCCGAACTGCTTCTCGATTTGCGCTAATGCGGCAGCCAGCGCTTTGCTTTTGTTTTCATTCATTTAGATCGTCCCTTGATCCAGATAAGCGATCGATTATCGCACAATTAGCCGAGCACCCTTCTCGGCGCCAATACCTGAATATTAATACAGCAAGCGGAATTCACAAATAGAATTTGTTGTGATGGTTGCCTGGAGGCAGGATCGACCTCACAAGTAATCCAGGAAGAGGGCGCGAGCCGTCGGCAAGTCGTGGGGCCAGGCGGCGCCCTAGCGCGCGATCAATGGGTTGGTAATAATCGAGCAGGCGGCCCACTGGTAGTGGGCCGCAAAGAAGGGGCTAGCGCTTCGCTTGCTTCTTGTGCGTGGGCTTGGGTTTGGCTGCCGCGGCTTTGCCGCCCTTTGGCTGGCTCGCCGCCGGATGGCCACTCGGCTTAGACGACGATCGAGTCGACTTGCCCTGGGGGTGAGCAGCCTTACCCTTACGGGCTTTCATGCTCACCTTGGCGGTTTCTGCTGCCTGCACCTTCTTAGCTGGCCGTGCAGGCTCAATACGTTCAGCCTTTTCGGGTGCTGGCGTCACGATTGCGCCGGGTGCATCACCGGGAAGCGGCGGCGGGCCATCGGCAGCCGTTGCCGGTTGAGCCAGCATGGCTCCAACAAACGCAAAAATTGCCACTCTTGTATTGATCACAGTCTATCCTTCTCTACATCCGGGCATATCCCGCCGGTCGCGGGCGCGCCCCGTCAAACCTTGTTGCAGCGGTCTTTATGGCATAATCATGCCGCATGCATGACTGCCGCCTGTCGAATCCGGTAGTTCCGTCCTGACAACCCTGACCCTATTAAGTTGCAGATATGTCCAATCTTGGCGAACATCCGCAAACGCCGGCTCCGATTATTCAAATCGAAAAATTCCTCAGTTCCAAGAACACGGAACGCTGGTGCAAGATATTGTCTCCGGCCTTTCCCGGCGCGGCCTATTGGCTTTGCCAGGAGGCGCGTATCTTACAGGAATTCAATCATCAGCACCCCTTCGTCGCCCGCTTCATCGGGGTCGATATTGAACGTCGGATTTTGGTAACGGAGGCACCTGGATTCACGCTGTCCCAGTGGCTTGCGACGCCCACACAAGCGCTCGACCACCCCTTCCAGCGGTCCAGCGATTTGTTGCGACTGATGGTTGCCGTATGTGAAATCGCCGATGCACTGCATCGAAAAGGCGTGGTCCATGGCGGCTTGCGGCCTGATGCTCTGTGTATCAACCTCGATTCGAGCCGGCACGTTGATTACACCTCGATCAAGCTGATCGACTTCGGTAGCGCGCATAGTGCGCAGCATCGTCTCGAAAAGCCGCTCTTCATCGACCCGGATCATCGCAACGCTAATTATCTGTCACCCGCGATGAGGGATGTCATCCGCAAGGATTGGCAGGAATATTTGCGGGTAGTTGAAGAGACGGACAAGTTGGGCTGGTTCGAGCTGTCAGAGCGCGCCAAGTCTCAGTACGAAACGGTTCTGCTGTCGAGCGTCCAGGCCAATCACCTCGACTGGCGCGTCGACATGTTCAGTCTGGGCTACTGGTTCTCACAAATATCGCTGCATCGCATCGACTACTTCAACGCATCACACCAGGAAAAGCTGCCCAAGGTGCTCAAGCGCATGCAGAAGACGCTTTGGCAAGGCGGCTACGGTAGCTTCGACGCCTTGTTGCGTGAACTTCGCAGCTTCGAACTCGACCCTCAGCCGGCCTTGGTCGATGCCCTTCCTGCCAGTGGCTCCGTCGCCTCGCTGTCGCCTACGCCGGAGTCCGCCTATGTACCGGCCTCTGAGGTCATGGGCACGGTTGCCGCACCCGAGACCTTTGCCCCATCAGGTAAAGCCAGCCACCTTTCCGGCGCGCTCGACGCGGCTCGCGCCAAGGCGCACAAGCGCAAGCAGCTGCAGGCGCTGGTTGCCGGTGCGGCCGCACTCGCCATCGGCTTTGCCGGGATGATGTGGTATTTGTCCAAACCGGCAGAACCCAAGGCGGAGTTCACCCAGCCAACACTCGACCACCCCGAATCATCCGTCGAGCGGCCTACCGCTCATGCGGCAAGCAACACCAAGGCAGCGCCGGTCGCAGTGCAAGAGCCTGCCACGCCACCTGCGCAGCAGGATACACCCGTCAGTCCAACGGAAGTGCCCGCACCTTCCGTCGACAGCACACCGCAACCGGCCCCCGTAGCAACCAGCCCTGCCGAGCCTCAGAATGATCTGCGCAAACGGGCGGAAGGCGGGGACGCAAAGTCTCAGACCGAGCTGGGGCTGGCCTACCGCAGCGGCAGAGGTGTGCCGCAGGACAACGAGCAAGCCGTGAAGTGGTATCGCAAGGCGGCTGAACAAGGCGAACCGGATGCCCAGGCTTACCTTGGCTTCATGTACATGACTGGCAGAGGGGTCGCCCGCGATGACAAGGAGGCGGCACGCTGGCACCGCAAGGCGGCAGAGGCCGGCAGCGCCCTGGGTCAGTACAATCTTGGGCTGATGTACATGCATGGCCGTGGCGGGCTTGATCAAAGCAATGTCAACTCGTTCACCTGGCTGAAATTGTCTGCCGAAGGCGGCAACGGGGCAGCCCGATCACAATTGGTAACACTGGAACAGCAGATGAGTAAGGCCGATCTGCAAGAAGCGAACCGCATGGTCGCCAACTGGAAAACCAAGCACAAGAACTGACCCGGCCCCGCTTTTCATACCCCCTCAGGAAGGCGCACCTGGCGCGCCAACCGGGCCTTCGGCAAAAACTCTCAAGCGCTTGACTCTGTGCCGCCTTTACTCTTAAATGCTGCGTTAGAATTCGGGCTCTAAAGCCAGACGGTCAGTCTGTTTTCGGCACCGCAATTCAACAATCAACAAAGAAGTTGGATACAGACAAGGTGAGGAATATGGCAAACGGTACGGTCAAGTGGTTCAACGATGCCAAGGGTTTTGGCTTCATTACGCCAGCGGAAGGCGGCGAGGATGTGTTCGCACATTTCTCCGCGATCCAATCCCAGGGCTTCAAGACCCTTAAAGAAGGACAAACGGTGAGCTTCGATGTCGTCTCAGGCCCCAAGGGCAAGCAGGCCAGCAACATTCAGCCGATCTGAGCGTCGAATTGCACCATGAAAACAGGCCCAGATGGGCCTGTTTTCATTTGGCTTGCGCATAAATCGGCCGGGCCGGCCGTTCAGACATCGTCATGCATGGCCGCGAGCGTGGCCGAGCGGAAATCGCGCCGATACAGCACGAATACGATCAGCGCCGTGGCGGCAGCAAACAAGCCGGGGCGGATAAACCAGGCAACGCCGGCGAGGCCGAAATAATAGGCACGTATGCCGCGATTGAATTCGTCGCCGGCATAGGTATTGACCGCTGCGGCACGGCGGGCAAACCCATCGTGCTCGTCCTTTTCCTCAGGCATCGGCGCCCCGCCGATCAGGATGGAGAGGAGATTGAACTGACGCAATGACCAGGTGAACTTGAAATAGGCGTAGATGAATATCACCAGCATCAGCAGCAACTTGAAATCCCAGCCAGCCTTGGAAGACGCATTGTGCGGGGCTATCGGCAATTCGGAAATAAAAGAGATCACGTGCTCGGATGTCCCGATCAGCGCCAGAATGCCGGCAATGATGTACATCGACGTGGTGGCAAAGAAGGACACGCTGCTCACCAGGTTGCCGACCAGCGCGGCGTCGGTTACCCGGTTGTCACGTAGCAGCATG is drawn from Chitinivorax sp. PXF-14 and contains these coding sequences:
- the alaS gene encoding alanine--tRNA ligase codes for the protein MIAADIRQKFLDFFASKGHQVVASSSLVPGNDPTLLFTNAGMNQFKDVFLGFDKRAYSRAATSQKCVRAGGKHNDLENVGYTARHHTFFEMLGNFSFGDYFKHDAIKYAWEFLTSPEWLNLPKEKLWVTVYATDDEAYDIWHKEVGIPAERMIRIGDNKGAPYASDNFWTMGDTGPCGPCTEIFYDHGADIWGGPPGSPEEDGDRYIEIWNNVFMQFNRDESGTLHPLPKPSVDTGMGLERISAVLQHVHSNYEIDLFQTLIDAAQSATGAADRNSPSLKVIADHIRACSFLIADGVLPANDGRGYVLRRIIRRAIRHGYKLGQKGLFFHKLVPTLTELMGDAYPELKENQGRVMAALKAEEEQFAKTLDNGMALLEAALADGQAELPGEVAFKLYDTFGFPVDLTNDICRERQVAVDMAEFEREMEAQRERARAASTFKMTGAVDYDGAETCFEGYLRASVDAKVLALYKGNEAVSSLHAGDEGVVVLDNTAFYAEGGGQVGDAGEISANGGLDALFDVSDTQKLKAAVFGHMGCVSRGVLKVGDRVQATIDLHKRQATARNHSATHLLHAALREVLGKHVSQKGSLVNHERTRFDFAHPQPVTAEEISRIEQVVNHVAAANYEVTASVMPYDDAIRAGAMALFGEKYGDEVRVLKMGQFSTELCGGTHVHRTGDIGFFKIVAEGGVAAGVRRIEAVTGEGALAYVQAQEALLKEAAGLLKAQSGEVIGKIVQIQDSCKVLEKELNRLKAKLAASQGDELLESAVEITGVKVLAAELEGADSTSLRETLDKLKGKLGSAAVVLASVADGKVSLVAGVTANATAKVKAGELVNFVAQQVGGKGGGRPDMAQAGGTDPGKLAEALASVQSWVAAKLQ
- the recX gene encoding recombination regulator RecX, with translation MSLPSDSLAKALRERALRLLARREHSRLELEQKLLGVSNDRAAVGALLDELTSSNWLSDERFAEQLIRSRAGRMGSRRIQQELKQKGAPPELISEELAAVASGDFDTAHALWQKKFGRKAVDEKERVRQIRFLLSRGFDYELIRRVLRSVGDCD
- the recA gene encoding recombinase RecA, whose translation is MNENKSKALAAALAQIEKQFGKGSIMKMGENQIENGLQVVSTGSLGLDLALGVGGLPRGRIVEIYGPESSGKTTLCLQVVAEVQKLGGIAAYIDAENALDPAYATKLGVNVPEMLISQPDTGEQALEIADMLVRSGGVDIIVVDSVAALTPKAEIEGEMGDSHVGLQARLMSQALRKLTGNIKRTNTLVIFINQIRMKIGVMFGNPETTTGGNALKFYASVRLDIRRIGGIKKGEEVVGNETRVKVVKNKVSPPFKEALFDILYGEGISREGEIIELGVQHKIVEKSGAWYSYNGQKIGQGKDNSREYLKENSAIAREIEAKVRDAAGINVAAANYQESGDTEDEPAF
- a CDS encoding cold-shock protein, whose amino-acid sequence is MANGTVKWFNDAKGFGFITPAEGGEDVFAHFSAIQSQGFKTLKEGQTVSFDVVSGPKGKQASNIQPI
- a CDS encoding DUF599 domain-containing protein, with amino-acid sequence MMSLLPLDWLAFLWFVACWVGYGYYADALRAGGRSLTHVIHVYRLAWMRRMLLRDNRVTDAALVGNLVSSVSFFATTSMYIIAGILALIGTSEHVISFISELPIAPHNASSKAGWDFKLLLMLVIFIYAYFKFTWSLRQFNLLSILIGGAPMPEEKDEHDGFARRAAAVNTYAGDEFNRGIRAYYFGLAGVAWFIRPGLFAAATALIVFVLYRRDFRSATLAAMHDDV